A stretch of the Leptospiraceae bacterium genome encodes the following:
- a CDS encoding TRAP transporter large permease subunit, with translation MIFEWLAPLMFLSLLALIFTGYPVAFSLGGIAVIFGFFSSILGYFNPKLFMAITERSFGIMSNYILLAVPFFIFMGIILEKSKLAEGLLKTIGLLFGPLRGGLALAVIFVGILLAAATGVVGASVVAMGMISLPVMLKYGYSKELASGIIAASGTLGQIIPPSVVLIVLGDQMGISVGDLFAAAIVPGLILAFLYILYILGIAFFSPSKAPALPKSERQIPLPLLLKKTAFVMLPPLLLIVLVLGGVFVGLATPTEAGALGALGAIILALMNRSLKLANLKQSMNETMRLTVMILFLLIGSTAFSLVFRCLDGDLWVQDLLLNLPGGKIGFLVFSNLLIFLLGFFIDFFEIVFILVPLLVPAAKKIGIDLGWYAVLIAMNLQTSFLTPPFGFSLFYLRGVAPESIKTSDIYRGVVPFLLIQIFTLGVLILFPGIIKFGGV, from the coding sequence ATGATTTTCGAATGGCTTGCTCCTCTGATGTTCTTAAGCCTTTTAGCCCTGATTTTTACAGGCTACCCGGTCGCCTTTTCTCTGGGCGGAATTGCAGTAATTTTTGGTTTTTTTTCTTCTATTTTGGGTTATTTTAATCCGAAACTGTTTATGGCTATTACCGAACGCTCTTTCGGAATCATGTCTAATTACATTTTGCTTGCAGTTCCATTCTTCATCTTCATGGGAATCATATTAGAAAAATCAAAATTGGCAGAAGGTCTTTTAAAAACCATCGGACTCTTATTCGGCCCTTTACGGGGCGGTCTCGCACTCGCCGTGATTTTCGTAGGAATTTTATTGGCAGCAGCTACAGGTGTAGTAGGTGCTTCGGTTGTGGCTATGGGAATGATTTCTCTTCCTGTCATGCTGAAATACGGCTATTCCAAGGAATTAGCAAGCGGAATTATTGCAGCCTCCGGAACCCTGGGCCAGATTATTCCTCCGAGTGTGGTTTTAATTGTTTTAGGAGACCAAATGGGAATCTCTGTTGGTGATCTATTTGCCGCAGCTATTGTTCCAGGTTTAATCTTAGCTTTTTTATATATTCTATATATTCTGGGTATCGCTTTTTTTTCACCCTCTAAAGCACCGGCTCTTCCTAAGAGTGAAAGACAAATCCCCCTTCCCCTTTTATTAAAGAAAACCGCATTTGTAATGCTTCCTCCCCTTCTCTTAATTGTTTTAGTCTTGGGTGGAGTTTTTGTCGGTCTGGCTACCCCTACAGAAGCCGGAGCTTTAGGTGCTTTAGGGGCTATCATCCTTGCTCTTATGAATAGAAGCCTCAAGTTAGCCAATTTAAAGCAGAGTATGAATGAAACTATGAGGCTTACGGTAATGATTCTTTTTCTACTTATAGGCTCTACTGCATTTTCCCTGGTATTTCGCTGTCTCGATGGGGACCTATGGGTTCAGGATCTGTTACTCAATCTCCCCGGGGGTAAAATTGGTTTTTTAGTATTTTCGAATTTACTTATTTTCTTACTCGGCTTCTTTATCGATTTCTTTGAAATTGTATTTATTCTCGTCCCTCTTCTCGTTCCTGCTGCAAAAAAAATAGGGATTGACCTCGGCTGGTATGCTGTATTAATTGCTATGAACCTACAAACTTCTTTTTTAACACCTCCTTTTGGTTTTTCCCTATTTTATTTGAGAGGAGTAGCACCCGAAAGCATAAAGACTTCAGACATCTACAGGGGGGTTGTACCTTTTTTACTTATACAAATTTTTACACTCGGAGTTTTAATATTATTTCCGGGAATTATAAAATTCGGAGGAGTTTAA
- a CDS encoding adenylate/guanylate cyclase domain-containing protein — protein MKHKTLNYFHFFLEFWEKYSHFGNEHYTHHSEKKYNIISNQLLFIIDIILAVFCIAVFYYYLYLININHFIYSKYLIFYLIPVTLFFFLILIFFFLKNLLGKNTLFMSISHLLGGLLIVYYSLLQGEKAGYHLYFYVLLPLPFFCFDKKNIHLILIGSIYSFIEILLVNYFFLTHKPFLPVPEHLDKITNNIVVLIISISLFAYSYYSWNQTHVSQELLEQEKEKTERLLLNILPQKIANELKNTGKVESVFYEQVTVVFTDFVGFTKIVESMPVKNLVRELDAYFTQFDEILVRHKMEKIKTIGDAYMFAGGLPEVNPTHVVDACLAAIEMREIMNRIKELRLKLNLPYWELRIGINTGNVSAGVVGLKKYTYDIWGDTVNIASRMESSGEPGKINISRATYEQVKPFFHCSYRGKVKAKNKGDVDMYFLENLREELSNEVEGIRVPNQNFWKLYKSFS, from the coding sequence ATGAAGCATAAGACACTGAACTATTTTCACTTTTTTTTAGAATTCTGGGAAAAATACAGTCATTTCGGAAATGAGCATTATACTCATCACTCAGAAAAGAAATATAATATCATATCCAATCAACTTCTCTTCATAATCGATATTATCCTGGCAGTATTTTGCATAGCTGTTTTCTATTACTATCTCTATCTGATAAATATAAATCATTTCATATATTCTAAATATCTTATTTTTTATTTGATTCCCGTTACACTCTTTTTCTTTTTGATCCTGATCTTCTTTTTTTTAAAAAACCTACTGGGAAAAAATACCCTTTTCATGTCCATTTCCCATTTACTCGGAGGTTTACTAATTGTTTACTACAGCCTATTGCAGGGAGAGAAAGCGGGTTATCATCTTTATTTTTATGTCCTTCTACCCCTACCTTTCTTCTGCTTTGATAAAAAAAATATACACCTTATCCTGATAGGAAGCATATATTCATTTATCGAAATACTTCTGGTTAATTATTTTTTTCTTACGCATAAACCTTTCCTGCCCGTCCCTGAACACTTGGACAAAATTACAAATAATATCGTTGTTTTAATTATCAGTATATCTCTATTTGCTTATAGTTACTACTCCTGGAATCAAACCCATGTAAGTCAGGAACTTTTAGAGCAGGAAAAGGAAAAAACAGAGAGACTCCTTTTAAATATACTTCCTCAAAAAATTGCTAATGAGTTAAAAAATACAGGTAAAGTAGAATCGGTTTTTTACGAACAGGTAACTGTGGTGTTTACTGATTTTGTAGGTTTTACAAAGATAGTAGAAAGTATGCCGGTAAAAAATTTGGTAAGGGAACTTGATGCTTACTTTACTCAGTTTGATGAAATTTTGGTACGCCACAAAATGGAAAAGATTAAAACCATAGGCGATGCTTATATGTTTGCCGGTGGTTTACCCGAAGTCAACCCTACACACGTTGTCGATGCCTGTCTTGCAGCCATAGAGATGCGGGAGATTATGAATCGAATCAAAGAACTTCGTCTCAAGCTAAATCTTCCTTACTGGGAACTGCGAATAGGAATAAACACAGGCAATGTGAGTGCCGGTGTGGTGGGCTTAAAAAAATACACCTATGATATCTGGGGAGACACGGTGAATATAGCGAGTAGAATGGAATCAAGCGGGGAACCCGGCAAGATTAATATCTCCCGGGCAACCTATGAGCAGGTGAAACCCTTTTTCCATTGTTCTTACAGAGGAAAAGTAAAGGCAAAAAACAAAGGCGATGTAGATATGTATTTTTTAGAGAATCTCCGGGAGGAACTCTCCAACGAAGTGGAAGGTATCAGGGTTCCGAATCAGAATTTCTGGAAATTGTATAAATCCTTTTCTTAG
- a CDS encoding DASS family sodium-coupled anion symporter — protein MNPAFSLRKKIGFFVGPFFFILMLFLTPAEGLKPSAWYTAATGVLMVSWWITEPVPIAVTALIPLIVLPVLGVDKIDKIAAPYASPPIYLFLGGFLLALAMEKWNLHKRIGLYIIHWIGTKPRRIIAGFMYSSAFLSMWVSNTATAIMMLPMGLSIIELIQQQLANEEKSNIRNFAICLLLSIAYGANIGGIGTIIGTPPNALMVSYFANRGIDISFARWMMVGTPLVVISLPLCYQLLTRFIFPVRLPEIPGGKEIIEKEFLKLGKISKPEKLIFLVFVITAILLIFRTSLQKLIPGLNDSSIMLLSSLVLFSIPINLQSGEFLLDWKTARGIPWDVLLLFGGGLSFAYAVETTGLASFIGEKTIVLKDFPPLVIVAAVTTLIVFLTELSSNTATVAAFLPVLSSVALGIHVNPLLLAIPATFSASCAFMMPIATPPNAIVYGSGMFSIPEMMRAGFWLNILFIIIITAITFLLIKPVFGI, from the coding sequence ATGAATCCAGCATTTTCATTGCGGAAAAAAATTGGTTTTTTTGTCGGTCCATTTTTCTTTATCCTTATGCTTTTTTTGACTCCAGCAGAAGGTTTAAAACCTTCTGCCTGGTACACAGCAGCTACAGGAGTCCTAATGGTGAGCTGGTGGATAACTGAGCCGGTTCCGATAGCCGTTACGGCTTTAATCCCCCTTATAGTTTTACCTGTATTAGGAGTTGATAAAATTGATAAAATAGCAGCACCTTATGCCAGCCCGCCTATCTATCTTTTCTTAGGTGGTTTTCTACTCGCCCTGGCTATGGAAAAATGGAACCTGCATAAACGTATAGGACTGTATATAATACACTGGATAGGAACAAAGCCGAGACGAATTATCGCAGGCTTTATGTATTCCTCTGCTTTTTTGAGTATGTGGGTAAGTAATACAGCAACAGCAATTATGATGCTTCCTATGGGTCTTTCTATTATCGAACTTATACAGCAACAGCTCGCAAACGAGGAAAAATCGAATATTCGAAATTTTGCAATTTGTCTTTTACTATCGATTGCTTATGGAGCGAATATAGGAGGAATCGGAACCATTATCGGAACCCCTCCCAATGCTCTTATGGTGAGCTATTTTGCAAATCGGGGAATCGACATCAGTTTTGCCAGGTGGATGATGGTAGGAACTCCTCTTGTAGTTATTTCCTTACCGCTTTGTTATCAATTATTAACTCGCTTCATTTTTCCTGTACGCTTACCGGAAATTCCGGGCGGAAAGGAAATCATAGAAAAGGAATTTTTGAAATTAGGAAAAATTTCTAAACCGGAAAAGCTTATCTTCCTCGTCTTCGTAATAACGGCGATTCTTCTTATCTTTCGAACCAGTCTTCAAAAACTTATCCCAGGTCTGAATGACTCTTCGATTATGCTACTTTCTTCTCTCGTTCTTTTTTCTATACCGATAAACTTGCAAAGTGGAGAATTCCTTCTTGACTGGAAAACAGCAAGGGGCATTCCCTGGGATGTGCTTTTACTTTTTGGTGGGGGTTTAAGCTTTGCCTATGCGGTGGAAACTACAGGACTTGCCTCGTTTATAGGAGAGAAGACAATTGTATTGAAAGATTTTCCTCCCCTTGTTATTGTTGCTGCTGTTACAACTCTGATAGTCTTCCTTACTGAACTCAGCAGTAATACGGCGACAGTCGCCGCGTTTTTACCGGTTTTAAGTTCGGTAGCTCTCGGAATTCACGTAAATCCTCTACTCTTAGCGATTCCGGCAACCTTTTCGGCAAGCTGTGCTTTTATGATGCCGATTGCTACTCCGCCGAACGCCATTGTTTATGGAAGCGGAATGTTTAGTATCCCGGAAATGATGCGGGCAGGGTTTTGGTTAAATATCTTATTTATAATTATAATTACAGCTATTACTTTCTTACTTATCAAACCGGTTTTCGGAATTTAA
- a CDS encoding pentapeptide repeat-containing protein, protein MTDIGKSCPRNKDGYYNLRNANLNGVIFRDAYLEGACLEGPFLKKQNRNLCKSRDRQLLDCKFE, encoded by the coding sequence ATGACGGATATAGGAAAAAGTTGTCCAAGAAATAAAGATGGTTATTATAACCTTAGAAATGCAAATCTTAATGGTGTGATTTTTCGGGATGCATACCTTGAAGGAGCATGTCTTGAGGGGCCGTTCTTGAAGAAGCAAAATAGGAATTTATGCAAAAGCAGGGATCGACAACTATTGGATTGTAAATTTGAATAA
- a CDS encoding TRAP transporter small permease subunit, whose amino-acid sequence MSLKRISDAIESLNEKAGTVLQWLSLFMVLVGAYNAIARFLSKYLQVNLSSNSLLEIQWYFFSALFLLAAAYGLKHNVHVRVDVFYEKFSPEKKEKINFYGNLFLLLPFCLTLFVASLPAVINSWKVWELSPDPGGLPRYPVKTLLPLSFLLLFLQGLSQTIKGYYSIKEKKYKKEEQGGHV is encoded by the coding sequence ATGAGTTTAAAAAGAATTTCCGATGCAATTGAAAGTCTCAATGAAAAAGCCGGAACCGTGCTGCAATGGCTTTCCCTCTTTATGGTGCTTGTAGGGGCTTATAATGCTATTGCAAGGTTCTTAAGTAAATACTTACAGGTAAATTTAAGTTCCAATTCTCTCTTAGAAATTCAATGGTATTTTTTTAGCGCTTTGTTTTTGTTGGCAGCCGCATACGGGCTCAAGCACAATGTTCATGTTCGAGTAGATGTTTTTTATGAAAAGTTTTCTCCAGAAAAAAAGGAAAAAATAAACTTCTACGGAAATCTTTTTTTACTCCTGCCTTTTTGTTTAACTCTTTTTGTCGCATCTTTACCTGCGGTTATAAACTCCTGGAAAGTCTGGGAACTCTCTCCCGATCCCGGTGGACTTCCCCGCTATCCGGTTAAAACCCTACTCCCCCTATCTTTCTTGCTTCTCTTTTTACAGGGACTTTCGCAAACGATAAAAGGATACTATTCTATAAAAGAAAAAAAATATAAAAAAGAAGAACAGGGAGGACATGTATGA
- a CDS encoding WG repeat-containing protein, whose product MPLKYFNIQLSEDQTYFLYKGETLFNKFYKQALKFHPPGIAAVLDENGWYHIDTTGNQIYNKKYTRVFGYYYNRASVVDDLNWFHIDENGNRVYEDNYKWCGNFQEKLCTVRDKENNYFHIDLEGNKIYEKKYKYAGDFKDNYACVRLQTGQFVHIDKKGERLNEKEFIDLGVYHKGFATAKDFDGWHHIDLNGVPLYKERYLNIEPFYNGFSLVESFDNKKFLIDEIGKIILEV is encoded by the coding sequence ATGCCATTAAAATATTTTAATATTCAATTATCCGAAGATCAAACTTATTTCCTATATAAAGGAGAAACCCTTTTTAATAAATTTTATAAACAGGCTTTAAAGTTTCACCCTCCGGGAATTGCTGCTGTTTTAGATGAGAATGGTTGGTACCATATAGATACTACTGGAAATCAAATATATAATAAAAAATATACAAGGGTTTTTGGATATTATTATAATAGGGCTTCGGTTGTAGATGATTTAAACTGGTTTCATATAGATGAAAATGGAAACAGAGTTTATGAAGATAATTATAAATGGTGTGGAAATTTTCAAGAAAAATTATGTACAGTCAGGGATAAAGAAAATAATTATTTCCACATTGATTTAGAAGGAAATAAAATATATGAGAAAAAATATAAATACGCAGGTGATTTCAAGGATAATTATGCCTGTGTTCGCTTGCAAACGGGGCAATTTGTTCACATTGATAAAAAAGGCGAACGATTAAATGAGAAGGAATTTATAGATTTAGGAGTATATCATAAAGGTTTTGCTACTGCAAAAGATTTTGATGGCTGGCATCATATTGACCTGAATGGAGTTCCATTATATAAAGAAAGATATTTAAATATCGAACCTTTTTATAATGGATTCTCATTAGTGGAATCTTTTGATAATAAAAAATTTCTTATAGATGAAATAGGAAAGATAATTCTTGAAGTATAG
- a CDS encoding methyltransferase: MQELKSELKNIFTSYWYFLALQKACQLDLFDIIEEKNKTISEIITLLKVNHKAMSHLIMFLIEEKYVSEINNILSLTEKGLLLTESHPESLKNACILWGEEHLKAWENIDYTLKTGKPSFENIYGKPFFDYLESHPDKLKNYHLAMRDYAKDDYFNLAAKIDFSIHKSIADVGGGVGTLIEPIALKYKNTSCILFDLENVVNIINTPSTKPYTILSGNFFEKLPFKTDAIILSRVLHDWNDKRANTILSNCRSALNENGRLYVIEILQNENTAHLLCLNMLGICESHERTLSEYQKLLHSNNFKILETISLNHLQRILICH; the protein is encoded by the coding sequence ATGCAAGAATTAAAATCTGAATTAAAAAATATTTTTACATCCTATTGGTATTTTCTTGCCTTACAAAAAGCCTGCCAATTAGATCTCTTCGATATTATAGAAGAAAAAAATAAAACTATTTCTGAAATAATAACTTTATTAAAAGTCAACCATAAAGCAATGTCTCACTTGATAATGTTTTTAATAGAAGAAAAATATGTAAGTGAGATAAATAATATTTTATCTCTAACGGAAAAAGGTCTTCTACTAACAGAGAGTCACCCGGAAAGTTTAAAAAATGCATGTATATTGTGGGGGGAGGAACACTTAAAAGCATGGGAAAATATTGACTATACTCTTAAAACAGGAAAACCAAGTTTTGAAAATATTTATGGAAAACCTTTCTTTGATTATCTGGAATCACACCCGGATAAATTAAAGAATTATCATCTTGCAATGAGAGATTATGCAAAAGATGATTATTTTAATCTTGCTGCGAAAATTGATTTTTCTATTCATAAATCTATCGCAGATGTTGGTGGAGGTGTTGGAACCTTAATTGAACCAATTGCCCTGAAATATAAAAATACTTCATGTATTCTTTTTGACTTAGAGAACGTTGTGAATATTATAAATACTCCTTCAACAAAACCATATACTATTTTATCGGGAAATTTTTTTGAAAAACTACCGTTTAAAACTGACGCCATTATTCTAAGTAGAGTTCTTCATGATTGGAATGATAAAAGAGCAAATACTATATTATCTAATTGTCGTTCAGCTTTGAATGAAAATGGAAGATTATACGTGATAGAAATATTGCAAAATGAAAATACGGCACATTTGTTATGCTTAAACATGTTAGGCATTTGTGAAAGTCATGAAAGAACTTTATCAGAATATCAAAAACTTTTACATTCAAATAACTTTAAAATTTTAGAAACCATTTCTTTAAATCACCTACAGAGAATACTAATATGCCATTAA
- a CDS encoding tyrosine-protein phosphatase, with the protein MKQTEIFKKLNFRDLSKFHNTAVKDKIFRTSSLTFYDKEKFFLELLHQKNIKTIIDLRADREVNESYYSQDTIQKIHYVRSPFDPWNQSIEFKNTYNTGTNAEIAYHFFMLECKNSIKLVMKTILDSEGAIAIHCHAGKDRTGIIIALLGLLIGTDRETILLDYLASEMDSNPSYLEIVFNLVDKFGGIVSYLRSCKLTEEEIQQLKNLLCKN; encoded by the coding sequence ATGAAACAAACTGAAATTTTCAAAAAATTAAATTTTAGGGATCTTTCAAAATTTCATAATACTGCTGTGAAAGATAAAATTTTTAGAACATCATCATTGACATTTTATGATAAAGAAAAATTCTTTCTTGAGTTATTGCATCAAAAAAATATAAAAACGATAATTGATTTAAGAGCTGATAGAGAAGTAAATGAAAGTTATTACTCTCAGGATACAATTCAAAAAATCCATTATGTAAGAAGTCCGTTTGATCCCTGGAACCAGAGTATTGAATTTAAAAACACTTATAATACCGGGACAAATGCAGAAATAGCTTACCATTTTTTTATGTTAGAATGTAAGAATAGTATTAAGTTAGTAATGAAAACAATTTTAGATTCAGAAGGTGCAATTGCAATACACTGCCATGCCGGAAAAGATAGAACAGGAATCATCATAGCTCTTCTGGGTTTATTAATCGGGACAGATAGAGAAACAATTTTATTAGATTATTTAGCAAGCGAGATGGACAGTAATCCATCTTATTTGGAAATTGTCTTTAATCTGGTAGATAAATTTGGAGGAATTGTATCCTATCTTAGAAGCTGTAAGCTAACTGAAGAAGAGATTCAACAATTAAAAAATTTATTATGCAAGAATTAA
- a CDS encoding TRAP transporter substrate-binding protein, which produces MNRKDFLKHSFAGLALGTGLSDCKPSRNYSNIENLEKLPYLVWRIASSFPRGIDTIYNAAEVFAEKVKLLSGGRFKIRVFPAGELVPGLQVLDAVQNGTIQMGHSASYYFTGKNPALAFDCGVPFGLTSRQQNAWQEFGGGKELLASIFSDFNILSLPGGNTGTQMGGWFRNEVKNLSELKGIKMRIPGLGGQVMNRLEVNVQVLAGGDIYPALERGAIDATEWVGPHDDEKLGFYKVAKYYYYPGFWEPSAQISFYINTEEWKTLPEIYKEIIKLSATEANIQMMANYDYLNPIALESLLRKGVQLREFSKDILIEARKKAFEIMEENAAKDAAYKKIYLSWKNFREASFKWFNKSETSYANFAYGESK; this is translated from the coding sequence ATGAACCGAAAAGATTTTTTAAAACACTCATTCGCAGGTCTCGCCCTCGGAACAGGACTCTCCGACTGTAAACCCTCCCGTAATTACTCAAATATCGAAAACCTGGAAAAACTTCCCTATCTCGTCTGGAGAATCGCTTCGAGTTTTCCCAGGGGAATCGACACGATTTATAACGCAGCGGAAGTCTTTGCCGAGAAGGTAAAACTTCTTTCCGGTGGACGCTTTAAAATTCGTGTCTTTCCAGCAGGTGAGCTCGTACCGGGCTTACAAGTTTTGGATGCAGTCCAAAACGGAACGATTCAAATGGGTCATTCTGCAAGCTATTACTTCACCGGAAAAAACCCGGCTTTAGCTTTCGATTGCGGAGTACCTTTCGGTTTAACAAGCAGACAGCAGAATGCCTGGCAAGAATTTGGTGGAGGGAAAGAACTCTTAGCTTCTATTTTTTCGGACTTTAATATACTCAGCCTTCCCGGTGGAAACACAGGAACACAAATGGGGGGATGGTTTCGAAACGAAGTAAAAAATCTTTCCGAGCTAAAAGGAATCAAAATGCGGATTCCGGGACTGGGGGGACAGGTAATGAATCGACTCGAAGTCAATGTTCAGGTACTGGCAGGAGGTGACATTTATCCTGCCCTGGAGAGAGGAGCCATCGATGCCACCGAATGGGTAGGCCCTCATGACGATGAAAAATTAGGTTTTTACAAGGTAGCAAAGTATTACTACTATCCGGGCTTCTGGGAACCATCAGCACAAATTTCGTTTTATATTAATACAGAAGAATGGAAAACACTTCCTGAGATATATAAGGAAATAATAAAACTCTCGGCTACAGAAGCCAACATACAGATGATGGCAAACTATGACTACCTTAATCCGATTGCACTGGAGAGTCTTCTAAGAAAAGGAGTTCAACTTCGGGAGTTTTCTAAAGACATTTTAATAGAAGCCAGAAAAAAGGCTTTTGAAATAATGGAAGAAAATGCAGCTAAAGATGCAGCCTATAAAAAAATTTATCTTTCCTGGAAAAACTTTCGAGAAGCTAGCTTTAAATGGTTTAATAAAAGTGAAACTTCTTATGCAAATTTTGCTTACGGTGAATCAAAATGA